A section of the Pithys albifrons albifrons isolate INPA30051 chromosome 30, PitAlb_v1, whole genome shotgun sequence genome encodes:
- the AQP10 gene encoding aquaporin-10, whose protein sequence is MGTASFLTRARGLLHIRNQLVRECLAELLSTFILIIITLGSSAQKVTSLETKGNLLTGYLAGALAVMVGIYTAGGISGAHMNPAFSLAMCLMEQFPWWKFPIFVVMQTLASFLSAGAVYFLYYDAIWHYSNGTLTVSGPRETASIFATYPADYVSVANGFLDQVIGTGVLLVGVMGIMDTRNKGVPKGLEPVAVALLVLSIECSMGSNCGCPLNPARDIGPRLFTYVAGWGPEVFSRGNGWWWVPLVAPLLGAAVGTCLYQLFVAFHYPEEEDGDVLEDKGSIVLVNTAIDPAMEKSSREKDTGGTEPAGYPPPPHMGSTAPTGVPTIPLNES, encoded by the exons ATGGGCACTGCTTCCTTCTTGACAAGGGCCCGGGGTCTGCTCCACATCCGGAACCAGCTGGTGCGGGAgtgtctggctgagctgctgtccACCTTCATACTCATT ATAATCACCCTGGGAAGCTCTGCACAGAAGGTCACCAGCCTCGAGACGAAGGGGAATCTCCTCACTGGCTACTTGGCGGGTGCCCTAGCTGTCATGGTGGGCATCTACACAGCTGGGGGAATCTCTG GGGCCCACATGAACCCGGCGTTCTCCCTCGCCATGTGCCTGATGGAGCAATTTCCCTGGTGGAAGTTTCCCATCTTCGTGGTCATGCAGACCTTGGCATCTTTCTTATCTGCCGGAGCTGTTTACTTCCTCTACTATG aTGCCATCTGGCACTACAGCAATGGCACCCTCACTGTGTCCGGCCCCCGGGAAACCGCCTCCATCTTCGCCACCTACCCAGCTGACTATGTCTCTGTCGCCAATGGCTTCTTGGACCAG GTGATTGGCAcaggggtgctgctggtgggcGTCATGGGCATCATGGACACCCGCAACAAAGGTGTCCCCAAGGGCCTGGAACCAGTGGCTGTGGCCCTGCTGGTGCTCTCAATCGAATGCTCTATGGGCTCCAACTGCGGCTGCCCCCTGAACCCTGCACGGGACATCGGGCCCCGGCTCTTCACCTACGTGGCCGGTTGGGGCCCGGAGGTCTTcag CAGGGGCAATGGGTGGTGGTGGGTGCCGCTGGTGGCACCGCTGCTGGGCGCCGCCGTGGGCACGTGCCTGTACCAGCTCTTCGTGGCTTTCCACTACccggaggaggaggatggtgaTGTGCTGGAAGACAAGGGCTCCATCGTCCTGGTCAACACTGCCATCGACCCAGCCATGGAGAAGTCATCCAGGGAGAAGGACACTGGGGGGACAGAGCCTGCTGGGTACCCCCCACCACCCCACATGGGCAGCACGGCCCCCACTGGGGTCCCCACCATACCATTAAACGAGTCCTGA
- the HAX1 gene encoding HCLS1-associated protein X-1: protein MSFFDAFRGFFGFPGSRRPRDPLFGGAAWDEEEEEEDDGPFPAQPPQDFGFSLGASRGAFEELFRDMGELLGVLGGAWAGPPQRFEPALPGPGEAGAGRPLRDSMLKQPDSPPGSAAWPWRPFPGLEGAPPAPRGPKEDQDLDSQVSSAGLGTILRPDEPKSRSYFQSVSVTKVTLPDGAVEERRTVQDSSGRRETTVTRRKGDQAFITTTKEDGQSKDYREEVVNMDDRELAQFAGTWPRQDELRAPNLSDSSSALGSFFRHWFSSW, encoded by the exons ATGAGCTTCTTCGACGCGTTCCGCGGCTTCTTCGGGTTCCCGGGGAGCCGCAG GCCCCGGGACCCGCTGTTCGGCGGCGCGGCGtgggacgaggaggaggaggaggaggatgacgGCCCCTTCCCGGCGCAGCCCCCCCAGGACTTCGGCTTCAGCCTCGGCGCGTCCCGCGGCGCTTTCGAGGAGCTGTTCCGGGACATGGGCGAGCTCCTGGGAGTCCTCGGGGGCGCCTGGGCCGGACCCCCGCAGCGCTTCG AGCCTGCGCTGCCCGGGCCCGGAGAGGCCGGTGCGGGGCGACCGCTGCGGGACTCGATGCTGAAGCAGCCGGACAGCCCCCCCGGCAGCGCGGCCTGGCCCTGGAGACCCTTCCCGGGG CTGGAAGGGGCTCCCCCGGCTCCTCGCGGCCCTAAGGAGGACCAAG ACCTGGACTCCCAGGTCTCCTCTGCGGGACTGGGGACCATCCTGAGACCCGACGAGCCCAAGTCGCGCTCCTACTTCCAGAGTGTGTCTGTCACCAAAGTGACTCTCCCTGATGGG GCGGTGGAGGAGCGCCGCACCGTGCAGGACAGCAGCGGCCGCAGGGAGACCACCGTGACTCGCCGCAAGGGCGACCAGGCCTTCATCACCACCACCAAGGAGGACGGGCAGAGCAAGGACTACCGCGAGGAGGTGGTCAACATGGATGACC GAGAGCTGGCACAGTTTGCAGGCACGTGGCCGCGGCAGGATGAGCTCCGTGCTCCCAACTTGAGCGACTCCTCATCTGCACTGGGCAGCTTCTTCCGACACTGGTTCTCGAGCTGGTAG